The Bactrocera dorsalis isolate Fly_Bdor chromosome 3, ASM2337382v1, whole genome shotgun sequence genomic interval gatagtaagattgttgtcatggcgacctatttgtgatatcgagatggcggggcaaatagttgtgggaaccagctcacgcccctttgaactgttccgttttagtttaacgacttgtgagatgtggatgctccgtcctcgttatctgttggttgtttccgttttgatgggtttacttttatgttGCAATtccgggcaaagtgacccgcttttccacagttgaaacatctgcctgttgtatttactcgcggtgcagcaattgccttcagagtcttcaacatttcttccatcagcgccggttgttccatttcaaccctttgtactttgtgtgctggtttacttagtagggaagctgtttcctgtgtgagggcgtgcgaaaccgtttcagcaaacgttctttttggcaaggcatatgtggcgcgtttggtgtccacatcacgaattccatttatgaaacattgaatttttaccctctcaatgtaatccacaggtgcatctgcatttgccaaatgagccagtcgttctatttcagttgcgaactcttgcaatgactcgttcatcttctgacccctattttgcagttcgatctggtatatttgtttccggtgctcactaccatatcgtctttctatcgcactcatcaatgcctcatagttgtcccgttcacagtctggaatagtctgaaggatttctgccgcaggtcctttcaatgatacaaacaaggacgccactttgtccactgcattccagttattggccactgctgtcttttcaaactgaagtttgaaaatttgaaatggaatacttccatcgaatgtgggtgccttcagtcttggattatttgttgatggtgcagggccatgtagttgcagttctcgcatacgattactcagttgaagaaattctgatcttaaattttcttcgtcattttttattgtgcttaattcgtcttcaaattttgaaaatttctcttgcacttgtgtattattttctgtaatctgttgtaccaaacgcttttctaactccgtattattttcagtcatttgttgtgtaaggcgagactctaactgtgatgtattttcagctatttgcgttatttgctgtgccagacgattttctgtttgcactgcattttctgcattttcggctatttgctgtgccagacgattttctgtttgcactgcattttctgctatttgctgtgccagacgattttctgtttgcactacattttctgttatttgtgatatattttcagctattatttgcttaatagccactaacagcatgttcgtgtctgcacttgatgatgttcgttgttcttctactttttcttctacctttgtagaagtttctggcccattaaattcgaactcgtccacattaattccatccgcttccattgcttcacgtaatcgtgcctgcagatccgccttttgcccgcttatcggcaaattacgctcctccagttccttttttaattgctgaattctcaattctccgaatttaaccatcttgaatttggattatttgacaatcccacttctgacaccaattgttacgaatttactcttgctagtttactttgttaggttcgtatctctggattgataaataaaatcaacactgtttaatttaattcaacaactctttatttcacaactcgtctacactatagcagtttactcttagcactgattgattacgttggcgctgccacggcttatatagccacgcacttctcgctgatgccgacgtgtccttctagaatatcgcgtctggaaattaccagaacatacggctatacggcgccagacgcaagcagacagtcgcggcgccagactcagcaattgtttacctagacaagcagacagtgcggcgccagatgtctattgtttcgacgagcagacagccgtggcgccagatgtctacaacaagacaaatgctattccatatacctacagctattgttcataatcagggatgcatatagtaatacaaatataacttaatactactttttgtaacactgccctccactaaagcctaatcgtcccgattaggcacaaatcctcttgaaccaaatggggcgagcctctccaaatgtactactttcattttacatcgtgcttttccatttctttgtatgtggtataccacgtcattaagtcgtttcatcaccatatagggtccttcccaggctgtctgcagtttcggggacaagcctttctttcgaagtggattgtacaacaggaccagatcaccttcttcaaaaccttttgaatttgccgcttgatcgaaccggtccttcatcttattgctcatcagatgcgtatgctgtcttaccattagatgcaattcattcatttcttcctttaaggcagaacaataatctccatcatttcttacagctgtaggattcgttccaaacttaagatcagcagggagtcgcagatcagatccgaaaataatctttgccggcgtgtaaccagttgtctcgtgcttcgctgaacgatacgccagcaggaacatctggatgcgcttgtcccaattccgttggtctttatcaacgagtttctgcagatgttcttcgagcgttcggttgaatctctctaccatcccatctgattgtgggtgtaacgctgttgtccgtgtcttgtggatgcccaataatgtacagacttcttggaaaatggaagattcgaaatttctgccttgatctgagtgtaattcgacgggcactccgaaccttgttatccaattttctacaaacgcttcggctacggtcttcgcttcctggtttggtaaggcatatacttctggccatttactgaaatagtccatgacaaccagtagatatttgtttccggccgtactggttgggaacggacctgcaacatccattgcgactcgttcaaatggtgatcccacgttgtactgttgtagcctaccgcgacttttggctttaggacctttagctgccatgcactctacgcaattacttatccattctgctatggaatctcgacaaccgatccagtagaaccgttgtttaatcttctctatagtttttgtaattccaaggtgccctccactaggtccattgtgatattccttcaacactttcgggatcatggacttcggtactatgatcagcagacgagactgtttgccatcttcgctttcccaggtacgatgaaggtatccattaacgaggtttatgctgttccattgggcccaatatgcttttgccgttggactctcgttacttattcgttcctttggtggtcgtaccccattttccttggctattatcagctttgcaagatcagggtcctccagctgattgattctgatgcggtgaggagtccaatcatcttcaggttctaatATTCaataatcgcacgtcgattataccttcttttccctctgatttggagcaatgtttacattccagtggacaagggcgacgtgataatgcatccgcatttttgtggtgaatcccctttcggtgttctgtttcgaagtcgtaattctgtaatctttcgatccatcgtgcaatttggccttccggattcttaaactgtaataaccattttaatgctgcatgatcagtcctcagcaagaattgttgtccatacaaatacttgtggaaatgttttacacattccaccacagctagtagttcttttcgcgtcacacagtagtttttctctggtttcccgagcactctgctgtaatacccaattactctttcttgtccgtcgatgagctgagacaggacacctccaattccataagcgctcgcatctgtatccaggatgaatttctttccaggtattggataagctaacatcggcgccgtacaaagtagttctttaagctgctcaaacgctttttcttgttccaactgccatacaaacgggcgattcttctttgttaaatcatgtaaacttctagccacgttcgcaaatccaggtacaaaacggcggtaatacgtgcataagccaaggaagctgcggagttcatgtatgttggtgggtcgaggccaatctttgactgcttttatttttccttcctcggtgtgaatcccctcagttgacactttatgtccgagatatgtgacctgcttcttccataatgaacactttttgggattcaagcgtaatccggctgatgctattcgctgaaagacttcctctagatttttcagatgatcatcaaaactttttcccatgatgataatgtcatcaaggtacaccaaacatgtcttccagttgagtccttttaacacatgttccatcagtcgctcgaacgttgcaggcgcattacataacccaaatggcatcacagagaattcccataacccgtcacccatactgaaagcggtcttttcacggtcacattcatcaatctcgacttgccaatatccactttgtagatctaatgtagaaaaccatttcgctccagacaaggtgtctaatgtatcgtcgattcttggtagaggataactgtctttctttgtgacatcattcaacttcctataatctacgcagaaacgggtgctaccatctttctttttaactaagacgataggtgagctccatggacttattgaaggttcgattacaccgtttttgtgcatgtcttcaataattttgttagcatcctcacgttttgctagtggaaccctacgcggagcttgtcggattggtttagcgtctccagtatttatgcgatgtttgacaatgccggttcttcctgtgtttccttcgtttgcaaatatggatgcgtatttttctaatagtttttctgcttttaatttttcatttccatgcagttcgttcagcaaattatttaggagtgtaggacttatctgctgtggctcaatagtaggcttctgttgtgaccgttcgcatcgtgctattgcacttatattctggcactgtccaattacggctcctttcttcagacttataggcgtgttgaattcattcactactctgaccggaatggtgccgtcttctctagttttcacaagcgttcttcctaccaatatgggtgtatctatttttgttggttccacaatccacaactcttcagtcccacctcctccattcactttggcccatacaatcgcctcagattttggtggaatactctgattatcatcaacaatcacccccTTACTTTCAActttggtcacatatccggtgtttctggcaaaacagcatttgcttgtttaaatccaaagtaaccccgtgatcaatcatgaaatctactcccattataatttcatccgtgatttctgctacgatgaaggtgtgattaacttccagggtaccaatcatcacttcgcaaaccacttttcccgcgacagctgcttcctctccggtggccgttcgaagcttgcaaccgactaatggttcaaccgttcctcttaccacatccggtcggataattgaatgtgtggcaccagtatccgaagtaagcgttgacagtcgtccatttacgatgccgttgatagtaagattgttgtcatggcgacctatttgtgatatcgagatggcggggcaaatagttgtgggaaccagctcacgcccctttgaactgttccgttttagtttaacgacttgtgagatgtggatgctccgtcctcgttatctgttggttgtttccgttttgatgggtttacttttatgttGCAATtccgggcaaagtgacccgcttttccacagttgaaacatctgcctgttgtatttactcgcggtgcagcaattgccttcagagtcttcaacatttcttccatcagcgccggttgttccatttcaaccctttgtactttgtgtgctggtttacttagtagggaagctgtttcctgtgtgagggcgtgcgaaaccgtttcagcaaacgttctttttggcaaggcatatgtggcgcgtttggtgtccacatcacgaattccatttatgaaacattgaatttttaccctctcaatgtaatccacaggtgcatctgcatttgccaaatgagccagtcgttctatttcagttgcgaactcttgcaatgactcgttcatcttctgacccctattttgcagttcgatctggtatatttgtttccggtgctcactaccatatcgtctttctatcgcactcatcaatgcctcatagttgtcccgttcacagtctggaatagtctgaaggatttctgccgcaggtcctttcaatgatacaaacaaggacgccactttgtccactgcattccagttattggccactgctgtcttttcaaactgaagtttgaaaatttgaaatggaatacttccatcgaatgtgggtgccttcagtcttggattatttgttgatggtgcagggccatgcagttgcagttctcgcatacgattactcagttgaagaaattctgatcttaaattttcttcgtcattttttattgtgcttaattcgtcttcaaattttgaaaatttctcttgcacttgtgtattattttctgtaatctgttgtaccaaacgcttttctaactccgtattattttcagtcatttgttgtgtaaggcgagactctaactgtgatgtattttcagctatttgcgttatttgctgtgccagacgattttctgtttgcactgcattttctgcattttcggctatttgctgtgccagacgatttctgtttgcactgcattttctgctatttgctgtgccaaacgattttctgtttgcactacattttctgttatttgtgatgtattttcagctattatttgcttaatagccactaacagcatgttcgtgtctgcacttgatgatgttcgttgttcttctactttttcttctacctttgtagaagtttctggcccattaaattcgaactcgtccacattaattccatccgcttccattgcttcacgtaatcgtgcctgcagatccgccttttgcccgcttatcggcaaattacgctcctccagttccttttttaattgctgaattctcaattctccgaatttaaccatcttgaatttggattatttgacaatcccacttctgacaccaattgttacgaatttactcttgctagtttactttgttaggttcgtatctctggattgaaaaataaaatcaacactgtttaatttaattcaacaactctttatttcacaactcgtctacactatagcagtttactcttagcactgattgattacgttggcgctgccacggcttatatagccacgcacttctcgctgatgccgacgtgtccttctagaatatcgcgtctggaaattaccagaacatacggctatacggcgccagacgcaagcagacagtcgcggcgccagactcagcaattgtttacctagacaagcagacagtgcggcgccagatgtctattgtttcgacgagcagacagccgtggcgccagatgtctacaacaagacaaatgctattccatatacctacagctattgttcataatcagggatgcatatagtaatacaaat includes:
- the LOC125777490 gene encoding uncharacterized protein LOC125777490 — its product is MVKFGELRIQQLKKELEERNLPISGQKADLQARLREAMEADGINVDEFEFNGPETSTKVEEKVEEQRTSSSADTNMLLVAIKQIIAENISQITENVVQTENRLAQQIAENAVQTENRLAQQIAENAENAVQTENRLAQQITQIAENTSQLESRLTQQMTENNTELEKRLVQQITENNTQVQEKFSKFEDELSTIKNDEENLRSEFLQLSNRMRELQLHGPAPSTNNPRLKAPTFDGSIPFQIFKLQFEKTAVANNWNAVDKVASLFVSLKGPAAEILQTIPDCERDNYEALMSAIERRYGSEHRKQIYQIELQNRGQKMNESLQEFATEIERLAHLANADAPVDYIERVKIQCFINGIRDVDTKRATYALPKRTFAETVSHALTQETASLLSKPAHKVQRVEMEQPALMEEMLKTLKAIAAPRVNTTGRCFNCGKAGHFARNCNIKVNPSKRKQPTDNEDGASTSHKSLN